The following proteins are encoded in a genomic region of Nonomuraea muscovyensis:
- a CDS encoding non-ribosomal peptide synthetase, producing MSDELSLEGMRSAIAAMLGADTVADDADLLRLGMDSIQVIRLASRWRRAGADVTFAELVEYRTLAEWFELVSSKVASNVAGPVVPAEPEVDESQPFDLATMQHAYWVGRDREQVLGGVGAQFYCEFDGTGVDPARLEQAVRALIARHGMLRARFLDDGRQQIMDDSPWPGVTVHDLRDDPARADQVRAELSHRKMAVERGEILDIHLSLLPGGLTRLHLAIEMLVSDAQSFQILLDDLARLYRDPGTPLPPLGYSFPRYLAGQESRRARKRAEDRAWWMERLPDLPGAPQLPLATPPERIEQRHNVRLSHSLSSEEWKRLTECAREHSVLLSMVFVTAFAEVVGAWSDSRRFLLNLPFYDRDEVHQDVNRIVGDFTNLVLLGVDVSEPLPFIERVRDVQSRFHRDLAHASFTGVEVMRELARADPDAGPVAPVVFTTAINLGELFTQEFRDSFGTPGYTMSTTPQVWLDCQVTERGGGLFVNWDAVEELFPAGVLDGMFEAYVGIVRKLVAGEWSEPVGGLVPAGQLAVRAGVNATAGAVSGRLLHAGFFEWAGREPGRVALLWDGGSLSYGELAGRALAVAGWLRGGGVAPGGLVGVSVRRGPDQVAAVLGVLAAGAAYVPVGVDQPEVRRERIFASAGVSCVLTDEVMAEALAASPVGVPVWADGLAYVIYTSGSTGEPKGVEITHAAAVNTVEDVVGRFGVSGGDRVLAVSALDFDLSVFDVFGLLSVGGSLVLIGEEDRREAGRWAQLCERFGVSVWNSVPALLDMLLTVGGGGGLRLALVSGDWVGLDLSARLAAVAPGAELVALGGATEAAIWSNFMPVPVRVPRGWVSVPYGRPLRNQRFRVVDGRGRDCPDWVPGELWIGGAGVALGYRNDPERTAAQFVTVGGERWYRTGDVGRYWPDGVLEFLGRRDFQVKVRGHRIELGEVEAVLEACPGVSRAVAAAVEASGGRSRRLAALVVGGQAERVREFAASRLPGYMVPERVVVVEALPLSGNGKIDRAAALRLLAEADTGEAGGGSSPPRGPVETVLAGLWADLLSVAVISREDNFFALGGDSLLATRLLAKLRAAGYEGASMRSLFANPVLQDFAALLTAGTAETAVVLRPDPAHRHEPFPPTDVQRAYWVGRTDTFTLGGVGSHWYWEVDGTGVDLPGLETAWNRLVARHEMLRAVFDDDGDQRILPEVPHTVIQVTDTAEQDYERELDRLREDLSHRIADPGRWPLVEVRAVRSGGRTRLAFSFDYMVLDALSIVTVFKELAALYREPELELPALEVSFRDYLCQAVPGEAERRAAEDYWRERAAALPPAPRLPLAKDPAKVTSPRFTRREAKLEPHEWAALVEQARAHGLTPAAVLATAYAEVLSAWSQGDGLTLNLTLFDRREVHPQINEVLGDFTSLLLAAYEPGPGEDFAAAARRYQERMWADMEHRAVSAIWVLRERARQTGAADVSMPVVFTSALGLPAELVELDLPFGRPGWGLSQTPQVWLDCQVTERGGGLFVNWDAVEELFPAGVLDGMFEAYVGIVRKLVAGEWSEPVGGLVPAGQLAVRAGVNATAGAVSGRLLHAGFFEWAGREPGRVALLWDGGSLSYGELAGRALAVAGWLRGGGVAPGGLVGVSVRRGPDQVAAVLGVLAAGAAYVPVGVDQPEVRRERIFASAGVSCVLTDEVMAEALAASPVGVPVWADGLAYVIYTSGSTGEPKGVEITHAAAVNTVEDVVGRFGVSGGDRVLAVSALDFDLSVFDVFGLLSVGGSLVLIGEEDRREAGRWAQLCERFGVSVWNSVPALLDMLLTVGGGGGLRLALVSGDWVGLDLSARLAAVAPGAELVALGGATEAAIWSNFMPVPVRVPRGWVSVPYGRPLRNQRFRVVDGRGRDCPDWVPGELWIGGAGVALGYRNDPERTAAQFVTVGGERWYRTGDVGRYWPDGVLEFLGRRDFQVKVRGHRIELGEVEAVLEACPGVSRAVAAAVEASGGRSRRLAALVVGGQAERVREFAASRLPGYMVPERVVVVEALPLSGNGKIDRAAALRLLAEADTGEAGGGSSPPRGPVETVLAGLWADLLSVAVISREDNFFALGGDSLLATRLVEAVRREFGVVMTLRLLLGVPTLAELAALIEAQTADAVEEGEV from the coding sequence CCATGCTGGGCGCGGACACGGTGGCCGACGACGCCGACCTGCTGCGGCTCGGCATGGACTCCATCCAGGTGATCAGGCTGGCCAGCCGGTGGCGGCGGGCCGGAGCCGACGTCACCTTCGCCGAGCTGGTCGAGTACCGCACGCTGGCCGAGTGGTTCGAGCTGGTGTCGTCGAAGGTGGCCTCGAACGTCGCCGGCCCCGTCGTGCCGGCCGAACCTGAGGTGGACGAGTCCCAGCCGTTCGACCTGGCGACGATGCAGCACGCCTACTGGGTCGGCCGCGACCGCGAACAGGTGCTCGGCGGGGTGGGCGCCCAGTTCTACTGCGAGTTCGACGGGACGGGAGTCGACCCCGCGCGGCTGGAGCAGGCGGTCCGTGCCCTGATCGCCAGGCACGGCATGCTGCGCGCCCGCTTCCTCGACGACGGACGCCAGCAGATCATGGACGACAGTCCCTGGCCGGGTGTCACCGTGCACGACCTGCGCGACGACCCCGCGCGGGCCGACCAGGTGCGCGCCGAGCTGTCGCACCGCAAGATGGCGGTGGAGCGCGGCGAAATCCTCGACATCCACCTGTCCCTGCTCCCCGGCGGGCTGACCAGGCTTCACCTGGCGATCGAGATGCTCGTCTCCGACGCGCAGAGCTTCCAGATCCTGCTGGACGACCTGGCGAGGCTCTACCGCGACCCCGGCACACCGCTGCCGCCGCTCGGCTACAGCTTCCCGCGCTACCTGGCCGGCCAGGAGTCGCGTCGGGCGCGCAAGCGCGCCGAGGACCGCGCGTGGTGGATGGAGCGCCTGCCCGACCTGCCCGGCGCTCCGCAACTGCCGCTCGCCACGCCTCCCGAACGGATCGAGCAGCGGCACAACGTACGGCTGTCGCACAGCCTGTCCAGCGAGGAGTGGAAGCGGCTGACGGAGTGCGCCCGCGAGCACTCCGTCCTGCTCTCGATGGTCTTCGTCACCGCCTTCGCCGAGGTCGTCGGCGCGTGGAGCGACAGCCGGCGGTTCCTGCTCAACCTGCCGTTCTACGACCGCGACGAGGTGCACCAGGACGTCAACCGGATCGTCGGCGACTTCACCAACCTCGTCCTGCTGGGCGTCGACGTCTCCGAGCCGCTCCCGTTCATCGAGCGGGTCCGCGACGTGCAGAGCCGTTTCCACCGCGACCTCGCCCACGCCTCGTTCACCGGCGTCGAGGTCATGCGGGAGCTGGCCCGGGCCGACCCCGACGCCGGGCCCGTCGCGCCCGTCGTGTTCACCACCGCGATCAACCTCGGCGAGCTCTTCACCCAGGAGTTCCGCGACAGCTTCGGCACCCCCGGCTACACCATGTCCACCACCCCGCAGGTGTGGTTGGACTGTCAGGTGACTGAGCGTGGTGGTGGGTTGTTCGTGAACTGGGATGCGGTGGAGGAGTTGTTCCCGGCGGGTGTGTTGGATGGGATGTTCGAGGCGTATGTCGGGATCGTGCGCAAGTTGGTGGCGGGTGAGTGGTCGGAGCCGGTCGGGGGGCTGGTTCCGGCGGGTCAGTTGGCGGTGCGTGCGGGGGTGAATGCGACGGCTGGTGCGGTGTCGGGTCGGTTGTTGCATGCGGGGTTCTTCGAGTGGGCGGGGCGGGAGCCTGGGCGGGTGGCGTTGCTGTGGGATGGCGGTTCGCTGTCGTATGGCGAGTTGGCGGGTCGGGCGTTGGCGGTGGCGGGGTGGTTGCGCGGGGGTGGTGTGGCTCCTGGCGGGTTGGTGGGGGTGTCGGTTCGGCGGGGTCCGGATCAGGTGGCGGCTGTGTTGGGGGTGTTGGCGGCGGGGGCGGCGTATGTGCCGGTGGGGGTGGACCAGCCGGAGGTGCGGCGTGAGCGGATCTTCGCTTCGGCGGGTGTGTCGTGTGTGCTGACGGATGAGGTGATGGCCGAGGCGCTGGCGGCTTCGCCGGTTGGCGTTCCCGTGTGGGCTGACGGGCTGGCGTATGTGATTTATACGTCGGGGTCGACGGGGGAGCCGAAGGGTGTGGAGATCACGCATGCGGCGGCGGTGAACACGGTCGAGGACGTGGTGGGGCGGTTCGGGGTGTCGGGTGGGGATCGGGTGCTGGCGGTGTCGGCGCTGGATTTCGATCTGTCGGTGTTCGATGTGTTCGGGTTGTTGTCGGTGGGCGGTTCGCTGGTGCTGATCGGTGAGGAGGATCGGCGGGAGGCGGGTCGGTGGGCGCAGCTGTGTGAGCGGTTCGGGGTGTCGGTGTGGAATTCGGTGCCGGCGTTGCTGGACATGTTGTTGACGGTGGGTGGTGGCGGCGGGTTGCGGTTGGCGTTGGTGTCGGGCGATTGGGTGGGGTTGGATCTGTCTGCTCGGCTGGCTGCGGTGGCTCCGGGGGCTGAGTTGGTGGCGTTGGGTGGGGCGACGGAGGCGGCGATCTGGTCGAACTTCATGCCGGTGCCGGTGCGGGTGCCGCGGGGGTGGGTGTCGGTGCCGTATGGGCGGCCGCTGCGGAATCAGCGGTTCCGGGTGGTGGATGGTCGGGGTCGGGATTGTCCGGATTGGGTGCCGGGTGAGTTGTGGATTGGTGGGGCCGGGGTGGCCTTGGGGTATCGCAATGATCCGGAGCGGACGGCGGCGCAGTTCGTGACGGTGGGTGGGGAGCGCTGGTATCGGACTGGGGATGTGGGCCGGTATTGGCCGGATGGGGTGTTGGAGTTCCTGGGTCGGCGTGATTTCCAGGTGAAGGTGCGGGGGCATCGGATCGAGCTGGGTGAGGTGGAGGCGGTTTTGGAGGCCTGCCCGGGGGTGTCGCGGGCGGTGGCGGCTGCGGTGGAGGCGTCTGGGGGTCGTTCGCGCAGGTTGGCTGCTTTGGTGGTGGGCGGGCAGGCCGAGCGGGTGCGGGAGTTCGCGGCGTCGCGGTTGCCGGGGTACATGGTGCCTGAGCGGGTGGTGGTGGTGGAGGCGTTGCCGTTGAGTGGCAACGGCAAGATCGATCGGGCGGCGGCGTTGCGGTTGCTGGCCGAGGCGGACACGGGCGAGGCCGGTGGTGGTTCGTCGCCGCCGCGCGGGCCGGTGGAGACCGTGCTGGCCGGTTTGTGGGCCGACCTGCTGAGCGTGGCCGTGATCTCCCGGGAGGACAACTTCTTCGCCCTGGGCGGAGACAGCCTCCTCGCCACCAGACTGCTGGCCAAGCTCAGAGCCGCAGGGTACGAGGGCGCCAGCATGCGCTCCCTCTTCGCCAACCCCGTGCTCCAGGACTTCGCCGCCCTCCTCACCGCCGGCACGGCCGAGACCGCCGTCGTGCTCCGGCCCGATCCGGCGCACCGCCACGAGCCGTTCCCGCCGACGGACGTGCAACGCGCCTACTGGGTCGGCCGGACCGACACCTTCACCCTCGGCGGCGTCGGCTCGCACTGGTACTGGGAGGTCGACGGCACCGGCGTCGACCTGCCCGGGCTCGAAACGGCGTGGAACAGGCTCGTCGCCCGGCACGAGATGCTGCGCGCCGTCTTCGACGACGACGGTGACCAGCGCATCCTTCCTGAGGTGCCGCACACCGTCATCCAGGTCACCGACACCGCGGAACAGGACTACGAGCGGGAGCTCGACCGGCTCCGCGAGGACCTCTCCCACCGCATCGCCGACCCCGGCAGGTGGCCGCTGGTCGAGGTGCGCGCCGTACGCTCGGGCGGGCGCACCCGCCTGGCGTTCAGCTTCGACTACATGGTGCTCGACGCACTCAGCATCGTCACCGTCTTCAAGGAGCTGGCCGCCCTCTACCGCGAACCCGAGCTGGAACTGCCCGCCCTCGAGGTCTCCTTCCGCGACTACCTGTGCCAGGCCGTCCCCGGCGAGGCGGAACGGCGGGCGGCGGAGGACTACTGGCGCGAGCGGGCCGCGGCGCTGCCGCCCGCCCCCCGGCTCCCGCTCGCCAAGGACCCCGCGAAAGTCACCTCCCCGCGTTTCACCAGACGTGAGGCCAAGCTGGAGCCGCACGAGTGGGCCGCGCTCGTCGAGCAGGCCAGGGCACACGGGCTCACCCCGGCGGCGGTCCTGGCCACCGCCTACGCCGAGGTTCTCAGCGCGTGGTCGCAGGGCGACGGGCTCACGCTCAACCTGACCCTGTTCGACCGTCGAGAAGTCCACCCCCAGATCAACGAGGTCCTCGGCGACTTCACCTCGTTGCTGCTCGCCGCTTACGAACCGGGGCCCGGCGAGGACTTCGCCGCCGCCGCCCGCCGCTACCAGGAACGCATGTGGGCGGACATGGAGCACCGCGCCGTGTCGGCCATCTGGGTGCTGCGCGAGCGCGCACGCCAGACCGGAGCCGCCGACGTCTCCATGCCGGTCGTCTTCACCAGCGCGCTCGGCCTGCCCGCCGAGTTGGTCGAGCTCGACCTGCCGTTCGGCCGGCCCGGCTGGGGACTCTCCCAGACCCCGCAGGTGTGGTTGGACTGTCAGGTGACTGAGCGTGGTGGTGGGTTGTTCGTGAACTGGGATGCGGTGGAGGAGTTGTTCCCGGCGGGTGTGTTGGATGGGATGTTCGAGGCGTATGTCGGGATCGTGCGCAAGTTGGTGGCGGGTGAGTGGTCGGAGCCGGTCGGGGGGCTGGTTCCGGCGGGTCAGTTGGCGGTGCGTGCGGGGGTGAATGCGACGGCTGGTGCGGTGTCGGGTCGGTTGTTGCATGCGGGGTTCTTCGAGTGGGCGGGGCGGGAGCCTGGGCGGGTGGCGTTGCTGTGGGATGGCGGTTCGCTGTCGTATGGCGAGTTGGCGGGTCGGGCGTTGGCGGTGGCGGGGTGGTTGCGCGGGGGTGGTGTGGCTCCTGGCGGGTTGGTGGGGGTGTCGGTTCGGCGGGGTCCGGATCAGGTGGCGGCTGTGTTGGGGGTGTTGGCGGCGGGGGCGGCGTATGTGCCGGTGGGGGTGGACCAGCCGGAGGTGCGGCGTGAGCGGATCTTCGCTTCGGCGGGTGTGTCGTGTGTGCTGACGGATGAGGTGATGGCCGAGGCGCTGGCGGCTTCGCCGGTTGGCGTTCCCGTGTGGGCTGACGGGCTGGCGTATGTGATTTATACGTCGGGGTCGACGGGGGAGCCGAAGGGTGTGGAGATCACGCATGCGGCGGCGGTGAACACGGTCGAGGACGTGGTGGGGCGGTTCGGGGTGTCGGGTGGGGATCGGGTGCTGGCGGTGTCGGCGCTGGATTTCGATCTGTCGGTGTTCGATGTGTTCGGGTTGTTGTCGGTGGGCGGTTCGCTGGTGCTGATCGGTGAGGAGGATCGGCGGGAGGCGGGTCGGTGGGCGCAGCTGTGTGAGCGGTTCGGGGTGTCGGTGTGGAATTCGGTGCCGGCGTTGCTGGACATGTTGTTGACGGTGGGTGGTGGCGGCGGGTTGCGGTTGGCGTTGGTGTCGGGCGATTGGGTGGGGTTGGATCTGTCTGCTCGGCTGGCTGCGGTGGCTCCGGGGGCTGAGTTGGTGGCGTTGGGTGGGGCGACGGAGGCGGCGATCTGGTCGAACTTCATGCCGGTGCCGGTGCGGGTGCCGCGGGGGTGGGTGTCGGTGCCGTATGGGCGGCCGCTGCGGAATCAGCGGTTCCGGGTGGTGGATGGTCGGGGTCGGGATTGTCCGGATTGGGTGCCGGGTGAGTTGTGGATTGGTGGGGCCGGGGTGGCCTTGGGGTATCGCAATGATCCGGAGCGGACGGCGGCGCAGTTCGTGACGGTGGGTGGGGAGCGCTGGTATCGGACTGGGGATGTGGGCCGGTATTGGCCGGATGGGGTGTTGGAGTTCCTGGGTCGGCGTGATTTCCAGGTGAAGGTGCGGGGGCATCGGATCGAGCTGGGTGAGGTGGAGGCGGTTTTGGAGGCCTGCCCGGGGGTGTCGCGGGCGGTGGCGGCTGCGGTGGAGGCGTCTGGGGGTCGTTCGCGCAGGTTGGCTGCTTTGGTGGTGGGCGGGCAGGCCGAGCGGGTGCGGGAGTTCGCGGCGTCGCGGTTGCCGGGGTACATGGTGCCTGAGCGGGTGGTGGTGGTGGAGGCGTTGCCGTTGAGTGGCAACGGCAAGATCGATCGGGCGGCGGCGTTGCGGTTGCTGGCCGAGGCGGATACGGGCGAGGCCGGTGGTGGTTCGTCGCCGCCGCGCGGGCCGGTGGAGACCGTGCTGGCCGGTTTGTGGGCCGACCTGCTGAGCGTGGCCGTGATCTCCCGGGAGGACAACTTCTTCGCCCTGGGCGGAGACAGCCTCCTCGCCACCAGGCTCGTGGAGGCCGTCCGCCGGGAGTTCGGCGTGGTGATGACCCTGCGGCTCCTGCTCGGCGTGCCGACGCTCGCCGAGCTCGCCGCCCTGATCGAGGCACAGACGGCGGACGCCGTGGAGGAGGGCGAAGTATGA